From Streptomonospora salina, the proteins below share one genomic window:
- a CDS encoding carbohydrate ABC transporter permease, with protein MTSAPRTAAERPGPPAGLASPQPRRRLKVTPGGAAIAVLALFLAVVWLLPLVWAILTSLKPEPETTAVPVRWLPLEPTFEAYRTVIARGELMQWLMNSVIVSVMVTGLTLVTCVMAAYAFSKTEFWGRQWLFALFIAGILVPPQVLIVPLFDEMTFLGLVDTYWGVALPQVVAPVMIFILKRFFDAIPRDYEEAARIDGAGHLRVLWNVVLPMSVPILAAVGIFTFVQAWNNFLWPFVATTDPALMTVPVGLGTVQSAYGILYAQQMAASVLGAVPLIVVFMLFQRQVVRGVTDAGLK; from the coding sequence ATGACCTCCGCACCCCGAACCGCCGCTGAGCGGCCCGGTCCCCCTGCCGGTCTCGCCTCGCCGCAGCCCCGCCGCCGCCTCAAGGTCACCCCCGGCGGCGCCGCGATCGCCGTCCTGGCGCTGTTCCTCGCCGTGGTCTGGCTCTTGCCGCTGGTCTGGGCGATCCTGACCTCCCTCAAGCCCGAGCCCGAGACGACGGCCGTGCCGGTGCGCTGGCTGCCGCTGGAGCCCACCTTCGAGGCCTACCGCACGGTCATCGCGCGCGGCGAGCTGATGCAGTGGCTGATGAACAGCGTGATCGTCTCCGTCATGGTCACCGGTCTGACCCTGGTCACGTGCGTCATGGCCGCCTACGCCTTCTCCAAGACCGAGTTCTGGGGGCGCCAGTGGCTGTTCGCGCTGTTCATCGCCGGCATCCTGGTGCCGCCTCAGGTGCTGATCGTGCCGCTGTTCGACGAGATGACGTTCCTCGGCCTGGTCGACACCTACTGGGGCGTCGCACTGCCCCAGGTCGTCGCCCCGGTGATGATCTTCATCCTCAAACGGTTCTTCGACGCGATCCCGCGCGACTACGAGGAGGCCGCGAGGATCGACGGCGCCGGGCACCTGCGGGTGCTATGGAACGTGGTGCTGCCCATGTCCGTACCGATCCTCGCCGCCGTGGGCATCTTCACCTTCGTCCAGGCCTGGAACAACTTCCTGTGGCCGTTCGTGGCGACCACCGATCCGGCGCTGATGACGGTGCCGGTGGGCCTGGGCACTGTGCAGAGCGCTTACGGGATCCTCTACGCCCAGCAGATGGCCGCCTCGGTTCTGGGCGCCGTTCCGCTGATCGTCGTCTTCATGCTCTTCCAGCGCCAGGTCGTGCGCGGCGTCACCGACGCCGGACTGAAATGA
- the mmsB gene encoding multiple monosaccharide ABC transporter permease, with protein MQSTPFVRILRDLVRNNARQYGMVIALAVIVVLFQILTGGLLLRPLNITNVIMQNSYVLILAVGMMLVIITGHIDLSVGSVVAFTGAASTVLMTSWGLPPVVVVPLALAMGGLIGAWQGFWIAYVRIPAFIVTLAGMLIFRGATLIVLGGRSIGPLPQSVRTWASGFIPGFTDGPHLLTLLLGAAGSVALVWIQWRVRARDLHHGLPALSARMTAVKAVATVAVVMLFAYALADHNGIPIVGLLLLALIVGYAFLMKSTTAGRRIYAVGGSEKAARLSGVKTQRTTFWVFVNMGVLSALAGLVFAARLNAATPGAGEMFELDAIAAAFIGGASASGGVGTVIGAVVGALVMGVMNNGMSIIGLGVDWQQAIKGLVLLAAVAFDIYNKKRVGSARPGGGTAAPTGPGDPSPPDGAQQDREKEDGTAAAAPAPPR; from the coding sequence ATGCAATCAACACCATTCGTGCGCATACTGCGCGATCTGGTGCGCAACAACGCGCGGCAGTACGGCATGGTGATCGCGCTGGCGGTCATCGTCGTGCTCTTCCAGATCCTCACCGGCGGCCTGCTTCTGCGGCCGCTGAACATCACCAACGTGATCATGCAGAACTCCTACGTGCTGATCCTGGCCGTGGGCATGATGCTGGTCATCATCACCGGGCACATCGACTTGTCGGTGGGATCGGTGGTGGCGTTCACCGGCGCGGCCTCGACCGTGCTGATGACGAGCTGGGGGCTGCCGCCGGTCGTGGTGGTGCCGCTGGCGCTGGCCATGGGCGGCCTGATCGGCGCCTGGCAGGGGTTCTGGATCGCCTACGTGCGCATCCCGGCGTTCATCGTCACCCTCGCCGGGATGCTGATCTTCCGCGGCGCCACCCTCATCGTGCTGGGCGGGCGCTCCATCGGCCCGCTGCCGCAGTCGGTGCGCACGTGGGCCAGCGGGTTCATTCCGGGCTTCACCGACGGGCCGCACCTGCTCACGCTCCTGCTGGGCGCGGCCGGGTCGGTCGCCCTGGTGTGGATCCAGTGGCGGGTGCGTGCCCGCGACCTGCACCACGGCCTGCCGGCCCTTTCCGCGCGGATGACCGCCGTCAAGGCGGTGGCGACCGTGGCCGTGGTGATGCTGTTCGCCTATGCGCTGGCCGACCACAACGGGATCCCCATCGTGGGACTGCTGCTGCTCGCTCTGATCGTGGGCTATGCGTTCCTGATGAAGTCGACCACCGCGGGCCGGCGCATCTACGCCGTCGGCGGCAGCGAGAAGGCCGCCCGCCTGTCGGGGGTGAAGACCCAGCGCACCACGTTCTGGGTGTTCGTCAACATGGGCGTCCTCTCGGCGCTGGCCGGACTGGTCTTCGCCGCGCGGCTCAACGCCGCCACCCCGGGCGCCGGCGAGATGTTCGAGCTCGACGCGATCGCGGCCGCCTTCATCGGCGGGGCCTCGGCCTCCGGCGGTGTGGGCACCGTGATCGGGGCCGTGGTGGGCGCGCTGGTCATGGGCGTGATGAACAACGGCATGTCGATCATCGGCCTGGGCGTGGACTGGCAGCAGGCCATCAAGGGCCTGGTGCTGCTGGCCGCGGTGGCCTTCGACATCTACAACAAGAAGCGCGTCGGGTCGGCCCGTCCGGGGGGCGGCACCGCCGCCCCGACGGGACCGGGTGATCCGTCGCCGCCCGACGGCGCTCAGCAGGACCGGGAGAAGGAGGACGGCACCGCGGCGGCCGCGCCCGCGCCGCCGCGCTGA
- a CDS encoding sugar ABC transporter ATP-binding protein, producing MSDVLLRMRGITKGFPGVVALDDVDLAVERGEIHALMGENGAGKSTLMKVLSGVYAHGDYSGAILLDGEECAFHGISDSERAGIAIIHQELALIPQLSVAENIYLGNERTRGPGLIDWGRTASMARDVLGRVGLDEDPTAPVSQLSVGRQQLVEIAKALSKRVRLLILDEPTSALNEAESDNLLRLLLELKEQGITSILISHKLGEVTRVADSVTVLRDGRTIETLATDSGSVDEDRIIRGMVGRGLDERYPERTPDIGGVRFEVRDWTVDHPTQAGRRVVDGAGLNIRRGEIVGLAGLMGAGRTELAMSVFGRSYGRYVDGAVYKDGEPLHVRGVDDAIAGGIAYVPEDRKELGLILDDDIRRNLTLAGLDRVSRRTLIDPAREAVAADEMRTRMRVKSNGVHQITGELSGGNQQKVVLGKWMFAQPDLLILDEPTRGIDVGAKYEIYQIVHRLAGEGACVLLISSELPELLGMCDRVYAMCEGRITGEAPRDEADQETLMKLMTTTKA from the coding sequence ATGAGTGACGTCCTGCTGCGGATGCGCGGCATCACCAAGGGGTTCCCCGGTGTCGTCGCGCTGGACGACGTGGACCTGGCGGTCGAACGCGGCGAGATCCACGCCCTGATGGGCGAGAACGGCGCCGGAAAGTCGACGCTGATGAAGGTACTCAGCGGCGTCTACGCACACGGCGACTACTCCGGCGCGATCCTGCTGGACGGCGAGGAGTGCGCGTTCCACGGCATCAGCGACAGCGAACGGGCCGGGATCGCCATCATCCACCAGGAACTGGCGCTCATCCCGCAGCTGTCGGTGGCCGAGAACATCTACCTCGGCAACGAGCGCACGCGCGGCCCCGGTCTCATCGACTGGGGCCGCACGGCCTCGATGGCGCGCGACGTGCTGGGGCGCGTGGGACTGGACGAGGACCCCACCGCGCCCGTTTCGCAACTGAGCGTGGGCCGGCAGCAGCTCGTGGAGATCGCCAAGGCGCTGTCGAAGCGGGTGCGGCTGCTCATCCTGGACGAGCCGACCTCGGCGCTGAACGAAGCCGAAAGCGACAACCTGCTGCGGCTGCTCCTCGAACTCAAGGAGCAGGGCATCACCTCGATCCTCATCTCCCACAAGCTCGGCGAGGTCACCCGGGTCGCCGACTCGGTGACGGTGCTGCGCGACGGGCGGACGATCGAGACGCTCGCTACGGACTCGGGAAGCGTCGACGAGGACCGCATCATCCGCGGGATGGTCGGCCGCGGCCTGGACGAGCGCTACCCCGAACGCACCCCCGACATCGGCGGCGTGCGCTTCGAGGTGCGCGACTGGACCGTCGACCACCCCACCCAGGCGGGCAGGCGGGTCGTCGACGGCGCCGGGTTGAACATCCGCCGCGGTGAGATCGTGGGCCTGGCCGGGCTGATGGGCGCCGGCCGCACCGAGCTGGCGATGAGCGTGTTCGGCCGGTCCTACGGGCGCTACGTGGACGGCGCCGTCTACAAGGACGGCGAGCCGCTGCACGTGCGCGGCGTCGACGACGCGATCGCCGGCGGGATCGCCTACGTGCCCGAGGACCGCAAGGAGCTCGGGCTGATCCTGGACGACGACATCCGCCGCAACCTGACCCTGGCGGGGCTGGACCGGGTCAGCCGCCGCACGCTGATCGACCCGGCCCGCGAGGCCGTGGCCGCCGACGAGATGCGCACCCGTATGCGGGTGAAAAGCAACGGTGTCCACCAGATCACCGGTGAACTCAGCGGCGGCAACCAGCAGAAGGTCGTGCTGGGCAAGTGGATGTTCGCCCAGCCGGACCTGCTGATCCTGGACGAGCCCACGCGCGGCATCGACGTCGGCGCCAAGTACGAGATCTACCAGATCGTGCACCGCCTGGCCGGCGAGGGCGCCTGCGTGCTGCTCATCTCCTCGGAGCTGCCCGAGCTGCTGGGCATGTGCGACCGGGTCTATGCGATGTGCGAAGGGCGCATCACCGGGGAGGCGCCGCGCGACGAGGCCGACCAGGAGACCCTGATGAAGCTGATGACCACGACGAAGGCGTGA
- a CDS encoding L-fucose/L-arabinose isomerase family protein, with protein MQPLYDDMIPGITDRQADYARSIADSLADVADCVVADPVRGRDDAERAMRGFENDGLDGVLVVMLTYGPSLRVTRALHEARLPLCLANIQPDPVVTPEWDMDDMTYNQGIHGAQDTANAMVRAGRSFDVVTEEWPGDAFRERVGRWARAARAVTAWKRLKVGVVGYPMNGMGDARVDETAWMRKLGPEIAYIAPGELHRTMAELPSSEVEALMAEENERFEIDERLPDHEREDHARMQLGLERLLADRGCGAYSTHFDAIAEDGRFARLPMASASNLMAKGYGFAGEGDALAASIVYAGHELAGDGHFTEMYAMDFPTDSILMSHMGEGNWKVARDDEPVRLIKRPLGIGGLDDPPTLLFRIQPGPATLASLVALGGERFRLVVAEGEVLDSQKLPALEMPYGQFRPASGVRACMDAWLRAGGTHHMVMNLGRTAADWKVFCDMADVEFVQV; from the coding sequence ATGCAGCCCCTCTACGACGACATGATCCCGGGCATCACCGACCGGCAAGCCGACTATGCGCGCAGTATCGCCGACAGCCTGGCCGACGTGGCCGACTGCGTCGTCGCCGACCCGGTACGCGGCCGCGACGACGCCGAGCGGGCGATGCGGGGATTCGAGAACGACGGCCTCGACGGAGTCCTGGTCGTCATGCTCACCTACGGCCCCTCGCTGCGCGTCACCCGGGCGCTGCACGAGGCGCGGCTGCCCCTGTGCCTGGCCAACATCCAGCCCGATCCGGTGGTGACACCGGAGTGGGACATGGACGACATGACCTACAACCAGGGCATCCACGGTGCGCAGGACACCGCCAACGCCATGGTGCGCGCCGGCCGCTCCTTCGACGTCGTCACCGAGGAGTGGCCCGGCGACGCCTTCCGCGAGCGCGTCGGCCGCTGGGCGCGCGCCGCCCGCGCCGTCACCGCCTGGAAGCGGCTCAAGGTCGGCGTCGTCGGCTACCCCATGAACGGCATGGGCGACGCCCGCGTCGACGAGACCGCCTGGATGCGCAAGCTCGGCCCCGAGATCGCCTACATCGCCCCCGGCGAGCTGCACCGCACCATGGCCGAGCTGCCCTCCTCGGAGGTCGAGGCGCTGATGGCCGAGGAGAACGAGCGCTTCGAAATCGACGAGCGCCTGCCCGACCACGAGCGCGAGGACCACGCCCGCATGCAGCTGGGCCTGGAGCGGCTGCTGGCCGACCGCGGCTGCGGTGCCTACTCCACGCACTTCGACGCCATCGCCGAGGACGGACGGTTCGCGCGGCTGCCCATGGCCTCGGCCTCCAACCTGATGGCCAAGGGCTACGGGTTCGCCGGCGAGGGCGACGCGCTGGCCGCGTCCATCGTCTACGCCGGCCACGAGCTCGCCGGCGACGGGCACTTCACCGAGATGTACGCGATGGATTTCCCCACCGACTCGATCCTGATGAGCCACATGGGGGAGGGCAACTGGAAGGTCGCCCGCGACGACGAGCCGGTGCGGCTGATCAAGCGCCCGCTGGGCATCGGCGGCCTGGACGACCCGCCCACGCTGCTGTTCCGCATCCAGCCCGGACCGGCGACGCTGGCGTCCCTCGTCGCCCTGGGCGGCGAGCGCTTCCGGCTCGTGGTGGCAGAAGGCGAGGTCCTGGACTCCCAGAAGCTGCCCGCTTTGGAGATGCCCTACGGCCAGTTCCGCCCGGCGTCGGGCGTGCGCGCCTGCATGGACGCTTGGCTGCGCGCCGGCGGCACCCACCACATGGTGATGAACCTGGGCCGCACCGCGGCCGACTGGAAGGTCTTCTGCGACATGGCCGACGTCGAGTTCGTCCAGGTCTGA
- the chvE gene encoding multiple monosaccharide ABC transporter substrate-binding protein, with amino-acid sequence MKRTPSAILSAGLAAATALALTGCGGVGDAAQQGGDNGTVGIAMPTKSSDRWVADGDNMVDLFEDAGYATDLQYAEDVVEDQVSQIENMITRDVDALVVAAIDGEALTDVLQMAADSDIPVISYDRLIKGSEHVDYYATFDNFKVGELQATYIEEALDLENEEGPFDIELFGGSPDDNNAYFFYDGAMSVLQPYIDEGTLDVRSGQTDMEQIATMRWSGAEAQSRMDNLLSSHYSGEQIDAVLSPYDGISIGVISSLKAVGYGSEDRPLPVITGQDAELASVKSIVAGEQTQTVFKDTRELAEVAVGMTESVLAGEEPEVNDTESYDNGEKVVPAYLLEPVSVDEDNYEEVLIDSGYYDESELS; translated from the coding sequence ATGAAGCGGACCCCCTCCGCCATCCTCTCCGCAGGCCTGGCCGCGGCCACGGCGCTCGCGCTGACCGGCTGCGGCGGCGTCGGCGACGCCGCCCAGCAGGGAGGCGACAACGGCACCGTCGGTATCGCGATGCCGACCAAGTCGTCCGACCGCTGGGTCGCCGACGGCGACAACATGGTCGACCTGTTCGAAGACGCCGGCTACGCCACCGACCTGCAATACGCCGAGGACGTCGTCGAAGACCAGGTCTCCCAGATCGAGAACATGATCACCCGCGACGTCGACGCCCTGGTCGTCGCCGCCATCGACGGCGAAGCGCTCACCGACGTGCTGCAGATGGCCGCCGACAGCGACATCCCCGTCATCTCCTACGACCGCCTGATCAAGGGCAGCGAGCACGTCGACTACTACGCCACCTTCGACAACTTCAAGGTGGGCGAGCTCCAGGCCACCTACATCGAGGAGGCCCTCGACCTGGAGAACGAGGAAGGCCCCTTCGACATCGAGCTGTTCGGGGGATCGCCCGACGACAACAACGCCTACTTCTTCTACGACGGCGCCATGTCGGTGCTGCAGCCCTACATCGACGAGGGCACGCTCGACGTGCGCAGCGGCCAGACCGACATGGAACAGATCGCCACCATGCGCTGGAGCGGCGCCGAGGCCCAGTCGCGCATGGACAACCTGCTCAGCTCCCACTACTCCGGCGAGCAGATCGACGCCGTCCTCTCGCCCTACGACGGCATCAGCATCGGCGTCATCTCCTCCCTCAAGGCCGTGGGATACGGCAGCGAGGACCGGCCGCTGCCGGTGATCACCGGTCAGGACGCCGAGCTGGCCTCGGTCAAGTCGATCGTCGCCGGCGAGCAGACCCAGACGGTCTTCAAGGACACCCGCGAGCTCGCCGAGGTGGCCGTGGGCATGACCGAATCGGTGCTGGCGGGCGAGGAGCCCGAGGTCAACGACACCGAGAGCTACGACAACGGCGAGAAGGTCGTGCCCGCCTACCTGCTGGAGCCGGTCTCGGTCGACGAGGACAACTACGAGGAGGTCCTCATCGACAGCGGCTACTACGACGAATCGGAGCTGTCGTGA
- a CDS encoding ABC transporter substrate-binding protein gives MRRRSTTGPGPAPALGRRTFLAGGLAAAGTAMAGCGPPDTVLSGKRRLRQWNLFTGGDGARMVEMHDAYRKQHPGIDFQTSTFQWGNPYYTKFAMGAAGGRAFDVATLHVSRLRGLGAGTLISPVPTDLLAQHGITRDTVTPNIWDTCTIDGELYAIPLDTHLVVNYFNRPVCEKAGVLDADGDLVAVSDEDEFFEVCAAVKEVTGQYGVVMDTTHAWRPFWSLYRQLGGELTLDGELAIDDDKALRALDFLRRISQDGLAPQSSDGAATPANFQNGIAGLMLSGNWELPTLKDAGMDFGMRPFPGIYGEELGQGDSHCFVLPVRREPDEDAVAAAVEYAAWMLKHSITWAGGGHVPAYTPVTESQEYADLQPQANYRRAAEAVQFDPSAWFSGSAAQLQADAGAIFTGVHTGAVTPKAALNRFKRAAQNLIDTPSPV, from the coding sequence ATGCGCCGACGATCCACAACCGGCCCCGGGCCGGCCCCCGCCCTAGGACGACGCACCTTCCTGGCCGGCGGGCTGGCCGCCGCCGGGACCGCAATGGCCGGCTGCGGCCCGCCCGACACCGTGCTCAGCGGCAAGCGGCGGCTGCGCCAGTGGAACCTCTTCACCGGCGGCGACGGCGCCCGCATGGTCGAGATGCACGATGCCTACCGCAAGCAGCACCCCGGCATCGACTTCCAGACCTCCACGTTCCAGTGGGGCAACCCCTACTACACCAAGTTCGCGATGGGCGCCGCCGGCGGGCGTGCCTTCGACGTCGCCACCCTGCACGTCTCCCGCCTCCGCGGCCTGGGCGCCGGGACCCTCATCTCCCCGGTGCCCACCGACCTGCTCGCCCAGCACGGCATCACCCGCGACACCGTCACGCCCAACATCTGGGACACGTGCACGATCGACGGCGAGCTCTACGCCATCCCGCTGGACACCCACCTGGTGGTGAACTACTTCAACCGGCCCGTCTGCGAGAAGGCCGGCGTCCTGGACGCCGACGGCGACCTCGTCGCCGTCAGCGACGAGGACGAGTTCTTCGAGGTGTGCGCGGCCGTCAAGGAAGTCACCGGCCAGTACGGGGTCGTGATGGACACGACGCACGCCTGGCGCCCGTTCTGGTCTCTCTACCGCCAGCTCGGCGGTGAGCTCACGCTGGACGGTGAACTGGCCATCGACGACGACAAGGCGCTGCGGGCCCTGGACTTTCTGCGCCGCATCTCCCAGGACGGCCTGGCGCCCCAGTCGTCCGACGGGGCGGCCACCCCCGCCAATTTCCAGAACGGAATCGCCGGACTGATGCTCTCCGGAAACTGGGAGCTGCCCACGCTCAAGGACGCCGGAATGGACTTCGGCATGCGCCCCTTCCCCGGCATCTACGGCGAGGAACTGGGGCAGGGCGACTCCCACTGCTTCGTCCTGCCGGTGCGCCGAGAACCCGACGAGGACGCCGTCGCCGCCGCCGTCGAGTACGCCGCCTGGATGCTCAAGCACAGCATCACCTGGGCCGGCGGAGGCCACGTTCCCGCGTACACGCCGGTCACCGAAAGCCAGGAATACGCCGATCTGCAGCCGCAGGCGAACTACCGGCGCGCCGCCGAGGCCGTGCAGTTCGACCCCTCGGCCTGGTTCAGCGGATCAGCGGCCCAGCTGCAAGCGGACGCCGGCGCGATCTTCACCGGCGTGCATACCGGCGCGGTGACGCCGAAGGCCGCCCTCAACCGGTTCAAGCGCGCCGCTCAGAACCTCATCGACACGCCTTCGCCGGTGTAA
- a CDS encoding L-ribulose-5-phosphate 4-epimerase, producing MTALSTLPPDTARAVRAAREKVCALHAELTRWSLVTWTSGNISERVPGTDLIVIKPSGVTYEDLTPDSMVVCDLDGTPVEDGCSPSSDTDAHAYVYRHMPEVGGVVHTHSTYATAWAARGESIPCAITAMADEFGDDIPVGPFALIGGDDIGRGIVATLSGHRSPAVLMAQHGVFTVGKDAKSAVKAAVMCEDVARTVHLARQHGPVDRLAQEHIDALYDRYQNVYGQRKGTDS from the coding sequence ATGACTGCACTGTCCACACTCCCCCCGGACACCGCCCGAGCGGTGCGCGCCGCCCGCGAGAAGGTGTGCGCCCTGCACGCCGAGCTGACCCGCTGGAGCCTGGTCACCTGGACCAGCGGCAACATCTCCGAGCGGGTGCCCGGCACCGACCTGATCGTCATCAAGCCCAGCGGCGTCACCTACGAGGACCTGACCCCGGACTCGATGGTCGTCTGCGACCTGGACGGCACCCCCGTCGAGGACGGGTGCTCGCCCTCCAGCGACACCGACGCCCACGCCTACGTCTACCGCCACATGCCCGAGGTCGGCGGGGTGGTGCACACCCACAGCACCTACGCCACCGCCTGGGCGGCCCGCGGCGAATCCATCCCCTGCGCCATCACCGCGATGGCCGACGAGTTCGGCGACGACATCCCGGTGGGGCCGTTCGCCCTCATCGGCGGCGACGACATCGGCCGCGGCATCGTCGCCACCCTCAGCGGCCACCGGTCGCCGGCGGTGCTGATGGCCCAGCACGGGGTCTTCACCGTCGGCAAGGACGCCAAGTCCGCCGTCAAAGCCGCCGTGATGTGCGAGGACGTCGCCCGCACCGTGCACCTGGCCCGCCAGCACGGGCCCGTGGACCGGCTCGCCCAAGAGCACATCGACGCCCTCTACGACCGCTACCAGAACGTCTACGGCCAGAGAAAAGGGACCGACTCGTGA
- the arfA gene encoding arabinosylfuranosidase ArfA yields the protein MLHASMTVDPAFRVAPVNRRTFGTFVEHMGRCVYTGIYEPDHPAADADGFRTDVADLVRELGVTTVRYPGGNFVSGYRWEDGVGPKDRRPVRRELAWHSTETNQFGLDEFAAWSRKLGLEPMMALNLGTRGLQEAIDLLEYANHPGGTQLSDRRIANGSPQPHGIGMWCLGNEMDGPWQIGHKTAHEYGRLAAEVARAMRMSDPGLELVACGSSGPEMPTFGAWEAEVLEQTYDHVDYISLHSYYEEHDGDLASFLASGAEMDAFIESVVATADAVRAKLGATKRIQLSFDEWNVWYRMRFEAEEPKTEWPVAPRVIEDRYHVADAVVFGSLLISLLRHSDRVTSASLAQLVNVIAPIMTEPGGPAWRQTTFHPFALTSANAKGTVLRVEPNSPVRETARYGEVPLVDAVATHDTENGEAALFLVNRATDEPVTVDIDLRGLRPDRVASCLTLHDDDVYAANSRERPDRVVPRDNTDVRLEDGRLTAVLPPVSWTVLKLDLPLA from the coding sequence ATGCTCCACGCGTCGATGACCGTCGACCCCGCCTTCCGCGTCGCGCCCGTGAACCGCCGGACGTTCGGCACGTTCGTCGAACACATGGGGCGCTGCGTCTACACCGGGATCTACGAACCCGATCACCCCGCCGCCGACGCCGACGGGTTCCGCACCGACGTCGCCGACCTCGTCCGCGAGCTGGGCGTCACCACCGTGCGCTATCCCGGCGGCAACTTCGTCTCCGGCTACCGCTGGGAGGACGGCGTCGGGCCCAAGGATCGGCGCCCGGTGCGGCGCGAACTGGCGTGGCACTCCACCGAGACCAACCAGTTCGGCCTCGACGAGTTCGCGGCCTGGTCCCGCAAGCTCGGACTCGAACCGATGATGGCGCTCAACCTGGGCACCCGCGGCCTGCAAGAGGCGATCGACCTGCTCGAATACGCCAACCACCCCGGCGGCACGCAGCTGTCGGACCGGCGCATCGCCAACGGCAGCCCCCAGCCGCACGGCATCGGCATGTGGTGCCTGGGCAACGAGATGGACGGGCCCTGGCAGATCGGCCACAAGACCGCCCACGAGTACGGCCGGCTGGCCGCCGAAGTCGCCCGGGCCATGCGGATGAGCGACCCCGGCCTGGAACTGGTGGCCTGCGGCTCCTCCGGGCCGGAGATGCCCACCTTCGGCGCCTGGGAAGCCGAGGTCCTGGAGCAGACCTACGACCACGTCGACTACATCTCCCTGCACTCCTACTACGAGGAGCACGACGGCGACCTCGCCAGCTTCCTGGCCTCGGGTGCCGAGATGGACGCCTTCATCGAGTCCGTGGTCGCCACCGCCGACGCCGTGCGCGCCAAGCTCGGCGCCACCAAGCGCATCCAGCTCTCGTTCGACGAGTGGAACGTCTGGTACCGGATGCGCTTCGAGGCGGAGGAGCCCAAGACCGAGTGGCCGGTGGCGCCGCGCGTCATCGAGGACCGGTACCACGTCGCCGACGCCGTGGTGTTCGGCAGCCTGCTCATCTCGCTGCTGCGCCACAGCGACCGCGTCACTTCCGCCAGCCTCGCCCAGCTCGTCAACGTCATCGCCCCGATCATGACCGAGCCCGGCGGCCCGGCCTGGCGCCAGACCACCTTCCACCCCTTCGCGCTGACCTCCGCCAATGCCAAGGGCACGGTGCTGCGGGTGGAGCCGAACAGCCCGGTGCGCGAAACCGCACGATACGGGGAGGTTCCGCTCGTCGACGCGGTCGCCACCCACGACACCGAGAACGGGGAGGCCGCGCTCTTCCTGGTCAACCGTGCTACCGACGAGCCGGTCACCGTCGACATCGACCTGCGCGGCCTGCGGCCCGACCGCGTCGCCTCCTGCCTGACCCTGCACGACGACGACGTCTACGCCGCCAACTCCCGCGAGCGGCCCGACCGCGTCGTCCCGCGCGACAACACAGACGTCCGGCTTGAGGACGGCCGCCTCACGGCCGTGCTCCCGCCGGTCTCGTGGACGGTGCTCAAGCTCGACCTCCCGCTCGCCTGA
- a CDS encoding carbohydrate ABC transporter permease, with product MTVQASTTETPDAASAPRSSSPRAARGTARRSAAGIWFVLPFTVLFAVFLIWPLIAGLWASFTDRSLAKEDSSFVGLANWIEMFGDPAVWQSLWVTLLFTLITVPPLVAIALAMALLTHRATARIGWFLRFSYFAPFLMPVAVVTLIWEWMYQPEFGMINDVLATVGIPGASWLTGEDTVLPAIALTTVWWTVGFNYLLYLAALQGIPVYLYEAAALDGAGAWRRFTSITVPMVRRTTTLIVLLQMVASLKLFDQAYLMTNGSGGPNYAARPIIGYIFESGFTGLRIGYASAISYLFFAVIIVVSVLQLRLFSRKEDAA from the coding sequence ATGACCGTGCAGGCCAGTACCACGGAGACGCCGGACGCCGCGTCGGCGCCCCGGTCCTCATCCCCCCGTGCCGCGCGCGGAACAGCACGGCGGTCCGCGGCCGGCATCTGGTTCGTCCTCCCCTTCACCGTCCTGTTCGCCGTCTTCCTGATCTGGCCGCTGATCGCCGGACTGTGGGCCAGCTTCACCGACCGCAGCCTCGCCAAGGAGGACTCCTCCTTCGTCGGGTTGGCCAACTGGATCGAGATGTTCGGCGACCCCGCGGTGTGGCAGTCGCTGTGGGTAACACTGCTGTTCACCCTGATAACCGTGCCGCCGCTGGTGGCGATCGCGCTGGCGATGGCGCTGCTGACCCACCGCGCGACCGCCCGTATCGGCTGGTTCCTGCGGTTCTCCTACTTCGCGCCGTTCCTGATGCCGGTGGCCGTGGTGACCCTGATCTGGGAGTGGATGTACCAGCCCGAATTCGGCATGATCAACGACGTGCTGGCCACCGTGGGAATCCCCGGGGCCTCCTGGCTCACCGGCGAGGACACCGTGCTTCCGGCGATCGCCCTCACAACCGTGTGGTGGACCGTCGGGTTCAACTACCTGCTCTACCTGGCGGCACTGCAGGGCATCCCCGTCTACCTCTACGAGGCCGCGGCGCTCGACGGTGCGGGTGCCTGGCGGCGGTTCACCTCGATCACCGTGCCGATGGTGCGGCGCACCACCACGCTGATCGTGCTGCTGCAGATGGTCGCCTCGCTCAAGCTGTTCGACCAGGCCTACCTCATGACCAACGGATCGGGCGGCCCCAACTACGCGGCCCGACCCATCATCGGCTACATCTTCGAGAGCGGGTTCACCGGATTGCGCATCGGCTACGCATCGGCGATCTCGTATCTGTTCTTCGCCGTGATCATCGTCGTATCCGTCCTGCAGCTCCGCCTGTTCTCCCGGAAGGAGGATGCGGCATGA